Proteins found in one Paenibacillus dendritiformis genomic segment:
- a CDS encoding ArsR/SmtB family transcription factor has translation MTYHVRIDYSSVYELIGSFMLFVHRKWIRNVENGMEWARSIEQQLPPQWNAYSEKIRKHSLGDFDMLYALALERNHNDIPSYLEQLERLTPDEWDRVRQENGLRLPSFRLERCLELYVPALRFWYEHYIRLSLPEWEPILQHDAEEKRRLLDKIKPQDLIELATNGVVIPEHESVDEVILAPMWHYRPINNNCTFRSRILVLYPVDKPEPDLMVPSHNLRRMTEALADEKRLRILRLVGQKPYTFDEIQEYIPLSTGALKHHLAVLRSAGYIRTYWNGKVQRIALRPEGLADLSAFLEAYIHS, from the coding sequence ATGACCTACCATGTTCGTATCGACTATTCATCGGTATATGAACTTATTGGAAGCTTTATGTTGTTCGTTCACCGCAAGTGGATCCGCAACGTAGAGAACGGAATGGAATGGGCGCGCAGCATCGAGCAGCAGCTCCCTCCGCAGTGGAATGCGTACAGCGAGAAGATCCGGAAGCATTCGTTAGGCGACTTCGACATGCTCTACGCGCTGGCGCTGGAGCGGAATCATAACGATATTCCTTCCTATCTCGAGCAGCTGGAACGGCTGACACCGGACGAGTGGGACAGAGTCAGACAAGAAAACGGCCTGCGCCTGCCCTCCTTCCGGCTGGAACGCTGCCTGGAGCTGTATGTTCCGGCGCTCCGATTCTGGTATGAACACTATATCCGTCTCTCGCTTCCGGAGTGGGAACCGATCCTTCAGCATGACGCGGAAGAGAAGCGGCGGTTATTGGACAAAATAAAGCCGCAGGATCTCATCGAGCTGGCCACGAACGGCGTCGTCATTCCGGAGCATGAATCGGTTGACGAAGTGATTCTTGCCCCGATGTGGCACTATCGTCCGATTAATAATAACTGTACGTTCCGCAGCCGGATTCTCGTCCTGTACCCGGTGGACAAGCCGGAACCGGATCTGATGGTCCCGTCGCACAACCTGCGCCGCATGACCGAAGCATTGGCGGACGAGAAGCGGCTTCGCATCTTGCGGCTGGTCGGCCAGAAGCCGTATACATTCGACGAGATCCAGGAATATATTCCGCTCTCGACGGGAGCGCTCAAGCATCATCTGGCGGTCCTGCGCTCCGCGGGGTATATCCGAACGTACTGGAACGGCAAAGTGCAGCGCATCGCGCTGCGGCCGGAAGGGCTTGCGGATTTATCCGCTTTTCTCGAAGCCTACATACATTCATGA
- a CDS encoding DNA topoisomerase 3: MKTLIIAEKPDMGRNIAAAIEPKAKNHRSYLEGETYIITWAIGHLVGLAEPDAYDMKYKKWNINDLPIIPGDFKLIAYRKTKDQLKVIAELAKRSNLLVNACDAGREGQYIFSLIQRYLKLKHPVKRLWISDLTPETIRRGFAELKDGSEYDNLTKAASARSEADWLIGMNGSRAFTTKHNVLLSVGRVQTPVLALIYERHKQIEAFTSLTYFEVEGHFSQGEGTYQGLWQGDRITDRAQAEALAAKVQGKPGRIASYQAKETKEHPFRLYDLTLLQREANSRYAFSAKKTLDIAQSLYEKHKVISYPRTNSNYVTEQNIPEMHKALSVLQGTAYDEWVKGANRALVHKGNKYICNPAKVEDHHAILPTQRKASGLSPDEQKLYDLIVRRFLSQFYPAAEYKVHTVMTEVEQETFKTSVKELLHIGWKAIYADMKKEKPKSGRGKRKDEDEAEEIEVEEPFQVNPDEAVHCVQAVVKDKETQPPKPYTEGTLLKAMESAGKQIEDEQLRDAMKDSGLGTPATRAATIERLKKVGYIEMKGKTIQVTQKGRTAVELIRGAGIDLLTSPEMTGQWERRLTEISRGAASDIQFMENVKKFATMIVDKVRLQARAAKTSFESAEPKQGSSRRRKGAAGQASAAAELEQGRPAAAGTRPSPQRSTAVKAAAPQLGEGPAIVGTCPRAGCGGKIFMGRKGYGCSNYKQGCRFVIWKESFGRKLSDTQVKALIEKGKTAKMKLVLPDGSETQARIVLASAETGELATEA; the protein is encoded by the coding sequence ATGAAGACGCTGATTATTGCGGAGAAGCCGGATATGGGACGGAATATCGCTGCCGCCATAGAACCGAAAGCGAAAAATCACCGTTCCTATCTGGAAGGGGAAACCTATATCATTACGTGGGCGATCGGGCATTTGGTCGGGCTCGCCGAGCCGGATGCTTATGATATGAAGTATAAGAAATGGAATATCAACGACCTTCCGATTATACCCGGCGACTTCAAGCTGATCGCATACCGCAAGACGAAGGATCAACTGAAGGTCATCGCCGAGCTGGCCAAGCGCAGCAATCTGCTGGTCAACGCTTGCGACGCCGGAAGGGAAGGACAATATATCTTTTCGCTCATCCAGCGTTATTTGAAATTAAAGCATCCGGTGAAGCGGCTCTGGATATCCGATCTGACCCCGGAGACGATTCGGCGGGGCTTCGCCGAGCTGAAGGACGGGTCGGAATACGACAATCTGACCAAGGCAGCGAGCGCCCGCAGCGAAGCGGATTGGCTGATTGGCATGAACGGGTCGCGCGCGTTCACGACGAAGCACAACGTGCTGCTGTCCGTAGGCAGAGTGCAGACGCCTGTGTTGGCGCTCATCTACGAACGGCATAAGCAGATTGAAGCCTTTACTTCGTTGACTTATTTCGAGGTCGAAGGCCACTTCTCGCAAGGGGAGGGCACATACCAGGGGCTATGGCAGGGCGATCGGATCACCGACCGGGCGCAAGCCGAGGCCTTGGCGGCGAAGGTGCAGGGGAAGCCGGGACGGATCGCCTCCTATCAGGCGAAGGAGACGAAGGAGCATCCTTTTCGTCTGTATGATCTGACCTTGCTGCAGCGGGAGGCGAACAGCCGCTATGCGTTCTCGGCGAAGAAAACGTTGGATATCGCCCAGTCGCTGTACGAGAAGCATAAGGTCATCTCTTATCCGCGGACGAATTCGAACTATGTGACGGAGCAGAACATTCCGGAGATGCACAAGGCGCTGTCCGTGCTGCAGGGCACGGCATATGACGAGTGGGTGAAGGGCGCGAACCGGGCTCTCGTTCATAAAGGGAACAAGTACATATGCAATCCGGCCAAGGTCGAGGATCACCACGCGATTCTGCCGACCCAGCGGAAGGCCTCGGGCCTGTCTCCCGATGAACAGAAGCTGTACGATCTTATCGTGCGCCGCTTCCTGTCCCAGTTCTATCCGGCTGCGGAATACAAGGTCCATACGGTAATGACGGAGGTCGAACAAGAGACCTTCAAAACCTCTGTCAAAGAGCTGCTCCACATTGGCTGGAAAGCCATCTATGCCGATATGAAGAAGGAGAAGCCCAAGTCCGGAAGAGGAAAGCGCAAGGATGAGGATGAAGCGGAAGAGATTGAGGTCGAGGAGCCGTTCCAGGTGAATCCGGATGAGGCGGTGCATTGTGTCCAAGCCGTCGTGAAGGACAAGGAAACTCAACCGCCCAAGCCATATACGGAGGGCACGCTGCTCAAGGCGATGGAAAGCGCAGGCAAGCAGATTGAAGACGAGCAGCTGCGCGATGCGATGAAGGACTCCGGGCTGGGCACGCCGGCCACTCGCGCGGCAACGATCGAGCGTCTCAAAAAAGTGGGCTATATCGAGATGAAGGGCAAGACGATTCAGGTGACCCAAAAAGGCCGCACGGCGGTCGAGCTTATCCGGGGAGCCGGGATTGATCTGCTGACCTCGCCGGAGATGACCGGGCAATGGGAGCGGCGGCTGACGGAAATTTCACGGGGCGCGGCTTCGGATATTCAATTTATGGAAAATGTCAAGAAATTCGCAACGATGATTGTAGACAAGGTGAGGCTGCAGGCGCGGGCGGCGAAGACTTCCTTCGAGAGCGCCGAGCCGAAGCAGGGAAGCTCGCGCCGGCGCAAGGGCGCGGCCGGACAAGCGTCCGCCGCGGCGGAACTCGAGCAGGGCCGTCCGGCAGCGGCCGGGACCCGGCCTTCTCCGCAGCGGAGTACAGCGGTTAAGGCGGCGGCGCCGCAGCTGGGCGAGGGACCGGCCATCGTCGGAACTTGTCCGCGCGCCGGATGCGGAGGCAAGATATTTATGGGGCGCAAAGGGTACGGCTGCTCGAACTACAAGCAGGGCTGCCGCTTTGTCATCTGGAAGGAGAGCTTCGGCCGCAAGCTCAGCGATACGCAGGTGAAGGCGCTGATTGAGAAAGGCAAGACCGCGAAGATGAAGCTGGTCCTGCCGGACGGCTCCGAGACGCAAGCCCGCATTGTCCTGGCGAGCGCGGAGACCGGGGAGTTAGCGACAGAGGCATAG
- a CDS encoding HAD family hydrolase has product MTVMPRQTILFDLDDTLVHCNKYFDIVIQQFLDTMMTWFAPWKLPAEDIRAVQVRIDIAGVQDNGFQSEHFPRSFIHTYEHFCTLTGRTPSVDETELLWKLGLSVYEFEIEPYPGMIDTLDRLRDEGHELFLYTGGEQVIQERKIAQMKLSDYFGERIFIRRHKTADALSSIVREQGFRIESTWMIGNSLRTDVIPALLSGLNAIYLKQANEWAFNIVDIDAEPNGAFETIEQLTDVPRVIRNWILTPR; this is encoded by the coding sequence ATGACCGTAATGCCGAGACAGACGATTTTATTCGATCTGGACGACACGCTCGTCCATTGCAACAAATATTTTGACATCGTCATTCAACAATTTCTCGATACGATGATGACGTGGTTCGCGCCGTGGAAGCTGCCGGCCGAGGATATCCGCGCGGTGCAGGTCCGCATCGATATTGCCGGCGTGCAGGACAACGGCTTTCAAAGCGAGCATTTCCCGCGCTCGTTCATCCATACGTACGAGCATTTCTGCACGCTGACCGGCCGCACCCCGTCCGTCGACGAGACCGAGCTGCTCTGGAAGCTCGGTCTGAGCGTCTACGAGTTCGAGATCGAGCCTTATCCCGGCATGATCGATACGCTCGACCGGCTGCGGGATGAAGGACATGAGCTATTCTTGTATACCGGCGGTGAACAAGTCATTCAAGAGCGCAAAATTGCGCAAATGAAGCTGTCGGATTACTTCGGAGAGCGGATATTTATCCGCAGGCACAAGACAGCGGACGCATTGTCCTCCATCGTGCGGGAACAGGGCTTCCGGATCGAGAGCACCTGGATGATCGGCAATTCGCTGCGAACCGACGTGATTCCCGCCCTGCTGTCCGGCCTGAATGCGATCTACTTGAAGCAGGCGAACGAATGGGCATTTAACATCGTCGACATCGATGCCGAGCCGAACGGCGCCTTCGAGACGATCGAGCAGCTAACCGACGTGCCTCGCGTCATTCGCAACTGGATATTGACCCCGCGGTAA